CCTAAATTTTTCCCATGCCAGATATACAAAACTTTTCATTCATCAAGTTCATAGGATCCCTTGGTGAAGCCAGTATAAACAGAGTAGATACCTTTTCTCCAAGCCGAATGCTGCCACATTTCAGAATGTTGATATCATTTTTGCAGTCATCCATGAAGCCACAGATCAAACGGTAATCACTGAAAATGATGGCTGTCATCTTGGTGATATACTGGTGACACTGATACTCAGTGATGTTGCCTCGGTGATCCACCAAGCAGGAGACCAAGTAACCTTTCCCAACCGGTTCATCAGCACATTCTTTAATCTGCTCCAAAGAAAGTGGCTGTTTTACACAAGTGTTTTATTCTATCAAACGACTTTTTACAAAAGCGAATGTCTGCTATTCTCTTATTGATTTCCCATCGatatttgggagaaaaagaggaaagcacTTAGAAATACATTCGTTATAAAGAAAATAGTGGCATGCCTATTCAGATTGTTGTGGGGTCTAGGAAATATCTGATTAATGTGTTTGGCAacaaatttttagaatttcagctttactgagatataatttttttaaaaagcttttctatAGCTTCAGCTCTCCGGCTGCTTGAAGCTCAAGCCGCCATCATGAACAAGACAGTCACTATCCGGACCAGGAAGTTCATGACCAACCGACTACTTCAGTGCAAACAAATGGTTATTGATGTCCTTCATCCTGGAAATACAACAGTACCTAAGACAGAAATTCGGGAAAAACTAACCAAAATGTACAAGACCACACCAGATGTCATATTTGTATTTGGATTCAGAACCCATTTTGGTGGTGGCAAGACAAGTGGCTTTAGCATGATTTATGATTCCTTggattatgcaaagaaaaatgaacccaaacaTAGACTTGCAAGATATGGTCtgtatgagaagaaaaagacctcaagaaatcagtgaaaagaacgcaagaacagaatgaagaaagtcaGGGGGAC
The DNA window shown above is from Mustela nigripes isolate SB6536 chromosome 17, MUSNIG.SB6536, whole genome shotgun sequence and carries:
- the LOC132005083 gene encoding small ribosomal subunit protein eS24-like, producing the protein MNKTVTIRTRKFMTNRLLQCKQMVIDVLHPGNTTVPKTEIREKLTKMYKTTPDVIFVFGFRTHFGGGKTSGFSMIYDSLDYAKKNEPKHRLARYGLYEKKKTSRNQ